The region NNNNNNNNNNNNNNNNNNNNNNNNNNNNNNNNNNNNNNNNNNNNNNNNNNNNNNNNNNNNNNNNNNNNNNNNNNNNNNNNNNNNNNNNNNNNNNNNNNNNNNNNNNNNNNNNNNNNNNNNNNNNNNNNNNNNNNNNNNNNNNNNNNNNNNNNNNNNNNNNNNNNNNNNNNNNNNNNNNNNNNNNNNNNNNNNNNNNNNNNNNNNNNNNNNNNNNNNNNNNNNNNNNNNNNNNNNNNNNNNNNNNNNNNNNNNNNNNNNNNNNNNNNNNNNNNNNNNNNNNNNNNNNNNNNNNNNNNNNNNNNNNNNNNNNNCAAGCTTTGAATGACCCATGACCTACGAGGAGATACCTCAAGCATGGCTTATGAGACTACTTGTTATCTTACCTAGGAAGTGAGCTGCAACCCGCTAGGTTCATAATAGTCCACCTCATCGGGGAGGGGCTACCCTTCCCTTATTCGTGGGCTCACGTTTCCCATGCAAAACGGCTAGGAGCAGTGGATTCTAATCGGGAATCCCTGGTCCCTCATGAAGCTAAGAGACAGTTCATACACTTGCAGCCTAAGGGTACTCCTAAGGAGGTTTGTATGTCGTGGTGGTCTATTAGGCTTCTATGACTTGTCACTCTAACCACAAATCTCTAGACTTAACATAATACTGGATAATGAAAACTAAGTGTGTGTGTGCTCAACTATTTTCtagcatcatcatacataattcatgtaaaataaaaaaaatacatgctCAACGGAGCaataacatccatcaagctTCCGGAGCACAAAGTTCACAAATTCTCATCTTCCTTTCAGCATGAATTaaacacatacatatatagcGGAAATTTAAAGCATAAGTGCAACACTGAAACGATTCTCATAATGCTTCACGTATTACATCTAAACTCGTAATAATCACATTACTTAAGTTCAGTCATGGAAAGCTGCCACCTAAGGTAAATtcactagcatgcatgcattccAAGCAATCCCGACGAATATTGCTTCCTAAAAATTCGGTGACTTACATGATTGATGCATGCCCTTCATTCAGCGTTTCTACACAAATAGCATTTccaaaaatactaattttctCCAATAAGAtcctaattcacataaaaacatGGTTAAGATTAGAATCGGGATAAAAATCGGACAAATAGAAATCGGACGGGCCTAAAAGGAGCTTACACGCACCTTCCATGCGCCCTGCGTGCCCAGGAGGATTCCAATCGCAGGTCTCACACGCGAGTCACGGACTGGGTTTCAGATGGCAGTTAAGGTTGGACAGCGGGTCGACTGCTTCGCTGGGTTGTGGATCGTTACTCGAGTTAGTGGGTTGGGTCAGACCGTCACAGAAAGGACAAAGCTGCATTGCTCCACGTGGCGTATGAATCGTAGCTCCACCCATGACTCGTGTCCCTCTCTGGTCTCAATGTGTTTCTCCTATCGCCGGAGGACATGTGGCTCGTCggaaaaaatctctctctctctcctagcGGAAAGCGAAATTCGATTTTTGGTTAgattttttcccattttctctttttcatattttttgaTCCACAATCCAAATCTGATAGTTTCGTCGGTAAAGTTATAGACCCTGATTTAAACTAggtatggatatttttttttcttaaactttacTTCAACATAGACCAAAATAAGAGAGTTAAAAATAGGTGGTTCGCCTCCTTATAGTTCTTCAAAAGAGACCTCAAAATATCGATATGAGTCACATTTCCCAGGCAAGTTTCTTCACTGATCTTGTAGAGCAATCCTCCTCTATGAACATATTCACAAGTCGCAAATGGTGGTCTTGGATCTGAAGAATACCAATAACTCACCTCACGGACCTTCTCGGTTTGTTGACGGAAGAAATAGGACTCCGACCTCTTGAACCTCACTATAACTCCAAGAAAGAGGTCCATAAAACTACATCAAGGTTGAGGGCGAATTCCGGCGGTGGTCCGGTGAGTACTCTGgccactctttctttcttctcttctacTTCTCTCAACTTTCCaacttttcattcttttgCACGTATTGTGTTAAGACCAATCAAGACCCATAATGGGCCAAAGGACAAAATGACCCATACGTATATTAGGAATTGTTGGGATATGATGGCTTATGAGcatgattattttaaatagcTAGAGTGCATAATTAGAATGCTAAACTCAGCATATTGATTTGCATGTTAGAAGAATACGTGTCAAAAGACTACATTCTTCCATGATGAGAACTAAATGTTCTAAGCTATATAAGAAGATTTTTGCTATGCTAGAAACTTTGATTTTAGTTAAAACACTAATAATGgggatttcaaaatttaaatcctTGCACAAACTTGAATAAGAAAACTATGATAAGATTAGAGCACTAAAACTAGAGTTATGTCACAATTATCATGTTAGGACATTTTCAGTGAATCGAACACCCATGAATCGTGAGTTATGCTTAAAGAACTGAACTTTAGTGCACCTAGATTATGATTAACCCCATGAATTAGTCCAAAAAGTCCTTAAAACAAGAATGTAAGTTATAAACGGTTAAGATGCCCTTAAATACCTAGTTTACAATTATAGCATTTAGGAGAACTTGGAAAGATTATCTTGCCTATTAGCCGTGAGCTAAGACCACTTCATATTTCCTCtaggaaattattaatactCGGTTCAGTGGTAGCTTCATGATGAGTGTTATTGAGTTTGACTCAGTTTGGTCATAGAGGTAGTGCATTGAGGTTGTTTCGTGTTAATGCTTTTATCATGTGTGGAAATGGTTAAGAGTCTCTaaataggattttttttccataaacCCATCTCAAGCGGGAGAATGGGCAACACAGGTAGACTCAGTAGTTTGTCTGCACACGAGgtctttcttccattttagTGTGACCTTATGGTTTGTGGAGGGTTACCAACTATCCTTTTCATAAATGATGTTCAAGATTCATGATACCATATCATCCTTCATGATTTTATGTTTGATGAGGTTGCTCCTCTTCAATTTAGAATACCCATAATTTACTTCCTAAGAAATGTAAGCTAGTTAAGTAAGTTGTTCACTCTAAAGCTCAATTAGGCCATTCAGGAGATCCTGCGACACCAGGTTACGTGAACTTCCTCTAAACCACATTTTGGTTTATGGCATGCATGAAAACTACCTTAAGTACTTCAGGAACTCCCAAAAGCTTAGATAGTTGAACAACTTAGGTCTGAACTTCCTAGATTCCAGATGAAAACCAATGATAGCTAACTAAGTCATGGATGCAATTAAGAACCTATAAGTAGATTACTTATTGAGTTTATTTATACCCACAAGATAttaccttttttgttttttttagatgaTAGTTGATTTATTAGTCTAGGTGGAAAATTTGTGGGAGTTATGCCGCCATGAAGGAGGCTTTTCCTAGGGCGTGAGTCTTTTTTGGTACTTGATTTGTATTTGGTTTTCTATGctagttttttaattaaatttcaaatggtACATTTGAATGGTAaatgtatttgtttatatttaaattttttatttattattgttttaaggtttgtaaaaaaattcatcctacttttttatatctatttgtCAGTTTTCttgcaattttttatttgaagtttcAGAAAACGAGTCGGGGTAGAACATAGATGTAAGTCatgatttagatattttatattttgaatgtatactttgttttttatatgtttgttaATGATTTCCACCACCtactttttgtaaatttttgttgaattatataaaaatctatttaattaactattattttttaaattatagaaattataaattattttcattctaagTCAAGAGTGACTGCCTCCGCATATCAAATGTAAAGTATGTCAAtggtaagaaataaaaagacagttgatattaaaatatcaaccaCAAAAGTtccaaaaacattaaatttcaaactccCTTCTCCCATGTCCACAGTATGTTTTACTAGTCATGCAACTTTCttgataataaatttataaatggtcACGTATTAAAATAATCcttataaaagaatgaaacatcaacaacacaaaatcaaaaggttAAAACTAAAGTAGAATCTCCTAAAGTAGGTATGCTTTTGTTGAGTAGTTTCTCTTATTTACTTTGATCATGAGTTTTCATTTTGTGTTCATTGTTCTTATCATCGGAAGAATATAATTCCACGTTCGAATGCTTAACCTCCATGTCATCTCTGTATTTCTTATATACATCTCCTTTGTAGAAGTCTCGAGTTCTATAAGCTAGCACCAATGAAGCCATCGCTCCAAACAAAGTCACTGCAGCCAAAATCATGAACGATTCACTAAAGCAATGAGTTCCAGTGCAAGTTAGGCCCTTCCCATTCTTCACATTTCCAATTTTAGTGGCTTCTGCATCGTAAAACCTCCCTATTACTTCCACGTTCATTATATAAGATCCAAGTGGGACAGCCAGTTGCCCACAGTTGAGCAGTGTCGAGTAATGTTTGAGGCCGAAGAGATCAGAGATTATGGCGAATATCAATGGAGTTTGGGCTCCAAGGCCAAACCCAATGATCAACGAAGCTACATAGACTGAATTTATATAAGGGAATGCGATGGAGAGCAAGCCGATGCAGGTGAAAACTTGGGCAAGACCGAACAGGAAAGGGCGGGGTAATTTGTATTTGGTCGTAAGGGTTTCAAAGACGAAACCGGAGAAGACCCGAccaaagaaattgaatatgGAAATCCATGAAACCAAAATACTTATGGAATGATTTGGATATTTAAGTGACTCGGCGATCTGCCCAAGATTGTAAATGGCTGCAACGGACGACCCACATGCAGAAACCGTCGCTATGAAAATAAGAGCCATATCTTTGCTTAGAAGAGCTTGCAAGATGATGAAATCTTCTCCTCTTTGCGGCTCCTTACATACATTTGAGACACTCGgcaaaattttttttgaaatttccttaAGTTGTTCACGGGGAATCGAAACAATAACAAAAGGATTCATGGTTTGTTTACtgagtttgaagagaaaaagttCTTCTTTAATAGCTATCAGAAGGGGCAGACAGATTAAGACGACGATGACCGCGACGTCACCGGCATAGCCAGCTTGAGAGAAAGCAATGTTCTCTGGGTTATGGTGAGAAACAAGAGGAACATCGCTATCGCTATGGACACGTAAAGCAAGTGGTAGAACACTTTGAGCTCCTCTGGATGCTTTCGAGCTTTGATTGTCCGAATTGGAAGAAAACACAAGAAACATACAATGGAGGGTAGCcatgaaagaaggaagagaagatCGATAGAATTTTTGTTGCCGTGGATTGCTAAATTAATCTGAGTTAGGATGGCTCCACGAGGCCAACGAAACCCTTGAGAAGGCCCAAAATGATACCGCGTTGATCAGGAAAATTTTCAACGCTAGTGACCATAACGGCGGTGTTGGGGAAGTTTTGTGAATTAGAAGTAATATAGATGTAAACAAACATTAGCCATAAATGGGGTTTTGGGACGTAGCTAGAAATGGAGAGCCAAATCATAAAGTAGCAGAAGAAATTGGAGGATATCCCCACAAGGAAAAGCATCCACGGAGGAGCCACCTCGGCGAAAAGCCCGGCAAAAACTCCAAGGTTGGAGCGAGATCTTTAGCAAATCCAAAGGTATTAAGTTGGGCTTGATTgtagtcaaattttgtttttaagatTTTGGAGTATGTTCCGAACAAGTAAGGTGAACCGCAACCGATCATGATCGGAAAAGAGGTGAACACTGAAAACCATGGTTCTTCGACAACTTGTTTCACAAATAGCCAACTTTTTGTTTCATGGTTATCGCCCATGGTCACTAACTTGACTAATGGGCGctaaaaattgattattacTTAGGAATAAGAGGTGTCAGCATTGGCTGAAAATGAGAACGAGAATTggctgaaaatgagaatgagaacgAGGAATACAAGACAGGAAGAATAAAGAATGTAGaatgaattatgaaaattgGGAATGAGATTTTGAGTCCCCAATTTAGTGCCCTACAAAGAAAATTCAGTTCCAAACATCTTACCTCATGTTCATAGATAGAGTTGAATGATGGAAAATGGTTTCACAAGCCCAAACAAACACTAACTTCCTCTCCTACACCATATATCTTTTTAGATATGTTCACAACAAcat is a window of Cucurbita pepo subsp. pepo cultivar mu-cu-16 unplaced genomic scaffold, ASM280686v2 Cp4.1_scaffold000361, whole genome shotgun sequence DNA encoding:
- the LOC111785083 gene encoding uncharacterized protein LOC111785083 yields the protein MATLHCMFLVFSSNSDNQSSKASRGAQSVLPLALRVHSDSDVPLVSHHNPENIAFSQAGYAGDVAVIVVLICLPLLIAIKEELFLFKLSKQTMNPFVIVSIPREQLKEISKKILPSVSNVCKEPQRGEDFIILQALLSKDMALIFIATVSACGSSVAAIYNLGQIAESLKYPNHSISILVSWISIFNFFGRVFSGFVFETLTTKYKLPRPFLFGLAQVFTCIGLLSIAFPYINSVYVASLIIGFGLGAQTPLIFAIISDLFGLKHYSTLLNCGQLAVPLGSYIMNVEVIGRFYDAEATKIGNVKNGKGLTCTGTHCFSESFMILAAVTLFGAMASLVLAYRTRDFYKGDVYKKYRDDMEVKHSNVELYSSDDKNNEHKMKTHDQSK